From a single Oreochromis niloticus isolate F11D_XX linkage group LG3, O_niloticus_UMD_NMBU, whole genome shotgun sequence genomic region:
- the LOC100700513 gene encoding NACHT, LRR and PYD domains-containing protein 12-like isoform X2: MQDFLKSDNKSETELSGIQCSALAYILQMSEEVLDELDLAKYKTSEDGRWRLVPAIVNFRKARLHDVFVFGGSIGSLAIALTANPSHLTELHLSSVSLGEYAEDLFTHLGHPNCRLETLRIENSTLSENNCAALLSALKSNPPYLKHLDLIRCNLEGSGMKQLYDYLESPHCKIQFKRVTSV, translated from the exons ATGCAAGACTTTCTAAAGTCAGACAACAAATCAGAAACGGAACTCTCTGGAATCCAGTGCTCGGCCCTGGCATACATActgcagatgtcagaggaggtttTGGATGAGTTGGATCTGGCGAAGTACAAAACATCAGAGGATGGACGATGGAGACTAGTTCCAGCTATCGTAAACTTCAGAAAGGCTAG acttcatgatgtttttgtctttggggGTAGCATTGGATCTCTGGCCATAGCACTCACTGCCAATCCCTCACATCTGACTGAGCTGCACCTGAGTTCAGTCAGCCTGGGGGAATATGCAGAAGATCTTTTTACTCATCTGGGACATCCAAACTGTAGACTGGAGACACTCAG AATTGAGAACAGTACTTTGTCAGAGAACAACTGTGCTGCTCTGCTCAGtgctctgaagtccaaccccccCTATCTGAAACATCTGGATCTAATAAGATGCAACCTGGAGGGCTCAGGGATGAAACAGCTGTATGATTACCTGGAGAGTCCACACTgtaaaatacagtttaaaag AGTGACTTCGGTTTAG
- the LOC112844048 gene encoding uncharacterized protein LOC112844048, whose protein sequence is MDTTEEQHHNNPVILAEGQICDGHVEAEVTGADAENADLRERQTEDQRPTNDCVRCVQSRAEINRLLEENRKLKSQLDKTELNENFLQGDTEKVKYYTGLTCFAIFMSVLDNVKAFLPASKKLSHFQMLLLTLMRLRLDLPVQHLSYLFNVSHKTLSSVFADTIDVLYARLGILVHWPERHCLQATMPPQFMETFGNRVAIIVDCFEIRTERPCNLKARAQTCSHYKGTHTMKYLIGITPQGAISFISKGWGGRASDKHITEQCGILNKLLPGDVVLDDRGFDIRDAVGMMCAEVKIPAFTRGFCQLDAKDIENTRAIAHLRIHVERVIGSLRNKFKMLHTTMPIRSLLPCEGEDVTFLDKIVRVCCVLGNMCPSVVVKPHT, encoded by the coding sequence ATGGACACCACAGAAGAGCAACACCATAACAACCCTGTGATTCTGGCTGAGGGCCAGATTTGTGATGGACACGTAGAAGCAGAGGTAACAGGTGCAGATGCAGAAAACGCTGAtctcagagagagacagacagaagatCAAAGACCGACAAATGATTGTGTGCGCTGTGtacagagcagagcagaaataaaccgGCTGCTGGAGGAGAACAGAAAGCTTAAATCACAGTTGGACAAGACAGAGCTgaatgaaaactttttacagggTGACACGGAAAAAGTGAAATATTACACTGGTCTTACTTGTTTTGCTATTTTTATGTCTGTGCTAGACAATGTAAAAGCTTTCCTACCAGCATCAAAGAAACTGTCGCATTTCCAAATGCTTTTACTCACACTTATGCGACTTAGACTTGATCTTCCTGTCCAGCATCTTAGTTATCTATTCAATGTGTCCCACAAAACTCTTTCTTCTGTCTTTGCTGATACAATTGACGTTTTGTATGCCCGCTTAGGAATACTTGTACACTGGCCAGAAAGGCACTGTTTGCAAGCAACAATGCCTCCACAATTTATGGAAACTTTTGGAAATCGGGTAGCCATCATTGTTGACTGTTTTGAAATTCGTACAGAACGACCATGTAATTTAAAGGCTCGTGCTCAAACGTGCTCGCACTACAAGGGTACACACACCATGAAATACCTGATCGGGATTACTCCCCAAGGTgcaatttcattcatttctaaGGGGTGGGGGGGCCGTGCATCAGATAAACACATCACAGAGCAATGTGGTATACTTAACAAGCTGTTACCAGGGGATGTAGTTTTGGATGACAGAGGCTTTGACATCAGAGATGCGGTGGGAATGATGTGTGCGGAGGTTAAGATCCCAGCATTTACAAGGGGCTTCTGTCAACTAGATGCCAAGGACATTGAAAATACACGAGCCATTGCACACCTAAGAATCCATGTCGAGCGAGTAATTGGCAGTTTGCGCAATAAGTTCAAAATGCtacataccaccatgccaatccgttctcttcttccatgtgagggtgaagacgTTACCTTTCTTGATAAAATTGTGCGGGTGTGTTGTGTTTTGGGTAACATGTGCCCCAGTGTTGTAGTGAAGCCACACACATGA
- the LOC112845990 gene encoding protein NLRC3-like — protein sequence MSMNGEMSREFPPVFSHEPGPSVTKRQEHKHRGQFPGSSSISTNSDASKEFPPGFNHESRLSVSKCQQHKHSGQFPGSSSMSTNSDASKEFPPGFSHESQPSVTKCQQHKHSGQFPGSSSMSTNSDASKEFPPGFNHESRPSATSFHRKKRSNNVFVEKPVSCCLLCQDVLKDSTKDFSPQCGEKSRTRANTCLQKVLNELKLTLRKRYEHVIEETEKTGSRALLRMIYTELYITEEPSEAMNYHHEVRQVQSASKKKILHETPIRSQDIFKTLPDQQRPIRVVLTYGVAGVGKTFLVQKFTLDWAEGLENQDISAVILLSFRELNLVRNQQYSLLELLIFFHPTLHRVTAEKLIVCKLLFILDGLDESRFLLDFTNSKLVSDVTQKSTISELLSNLIEGNLLPSALIWITSRPAAVHQIAPTCLDRMTEVRGFTDAQKEEYFRRRFRNKELSSRIISHLKTSRSLYIMCGIPVYCWITATVLEHMLTTEESAELPKTLTDMYSHFLLVQTKKKQKYHEGQEMRRIELTRTDREVLLKLGRLAFEHLQKKNILFYQEDLEQCGLDVTEASVYSGVCTEIFKRESVIFQKPVYCFVHLSIQEFLAAIYMFHCYTNRKTEVLQEFFTEDDKGNKISLEDISSLEDFLSRAVEEYLLIPNSHLELFVRFLNGLSMKSNQRLLGGLLE from the exons ATGTCCATGAACGGTGAAATGTCCAGAGAATTTCCTCCAGTCTTCAGTCATGAACCTGGACCCTCAGTCACAAA acgtcaggaacacaaacacagaggacaGTTTCCAGGTTCCAGCTCAATATCCACGAACAGTGACGCATCCAAAGAATTCCCCCCAGGCTTCAATCATGAGTCTCGACTCTCAGTCTCAAA atgtcagcaacacaaacacagtggacAGTTTCCAGGATCCAGCTCGATGTCCACGAACAGTGATGCATCCAAAGAATTCCCTCCAGGCTTCAGTCATGAATCTCAACCTTCAGTCACAAA atgtcagcaacacaaacacagtggacAGTTTCCAGGATCCAGCTCGATGTCCACGAACAGTGATGCATCCAAAGAATTCCCTCCAGGCTTCAATCATGAATCTCGACCTTCAGCCACAAG ttttcacagaaagaagaggagcaatAATGTTTTTGTAGAGAAACCGGTGTCCTGCTGTTTGTTGTGTCAGGATGTCCTGAAGGATTCAACAAAAGACTTCAGTCCCCAGTGTGGAGAAAAATCCAGAACCAGAGCCA ACACATGTCTGCAAAAGGTTTTAAATGAGTTAAAGCTCACTCTGCGGAAAAGATATGAACATGTGattgaagaaactgaaaaaacaggaagcagagcCCTCCTTAGAATgatctacactgagctctacatcacagaggagCCAAGTGAAGCAATGAACTACCACCATGAGGTGAGGCAGGTGCAGAGCGCTTCCAAGAAGAAAATCCTCCATGAAACACCAATCAGATCTCAGGACATCTTTAAAACCTTAcctgaccaacagagacccatcagagtggttctgacATATGGTGTTgctggtgttggaaaaaccttcttggtgcagaagttcactctggactgggcagagggcttAGAAAACCAGGACATCAGTGCGGTgattctgctttcattcagggagctgaactTGGTCAGGAATCAGCAGTACAGTCTTCTGGAGctacttattttttttcatccaaCATTGCACAGggtcacagcagagaagctcATTGTTTGTAAACTTTTGTTCATCTTAGAtggcctggatgaaagcagatttttgttggatttcacCAACAGTAAACTAgtgtctgatgtcacacagaagtcaaCCATCAGTGAGCTGCTGTCAAATCTCATCGaggggaatctgcttccctctgctctcaTCTGGATAACTTCCAGACCTGCAGCAGTCCATCAGATTGCTCCTACATGTCTTGACAGGATGACAGAAGTTCGAGGCTTCACTGACGctcagaaggaggagtacttcaggaggagattcCGAAATAAAGAGCTGTCAAGCAGAATCATCTCTCACttgaagacatccaggagcctTTACATTATGTGTGGAATTCCAGTTtactgctggatcactgctacagttctggagcacatgttgactacagagGAGAGCGcagagctgcccaagaccctgactgacatgtactcacacttcctgctggttcagacaaagaaaaagcaaaagtacCATGAAGGACAAGAGATGAGACGAATAGAGCTCACCAGAACTGACAGGGAAGTTCTTCTGAAGTTGGGGAGGCTAGCATTTGAACATCTGCAGAAAAAGAACATCCTGTTCTACCAAGAAGACTtggagcagtgtggtctggatgtCACAGAGGCCTCTGTGTACTCTggagtttgtacagagatcttcaaaagagagtctgtgatcttccagaaaccagtctactgctttgttcatttgagcattcaggagtttctggctgcaatctacatgttccactgttacaccaacaggaagacagaggtGCTGCAGGAGTTCTTTACTGAGGATGATAAAGGAAATAAGATATCTCTGGAAGATATCTCATCTCTGGAAGATTTTCTGAGTAGAGCTGTGGAAGAATACTTGCTTATTCCGAATAGCCACCTGGAACTGTTTGTTCGCTTCCTTAATGGTCTCTCTATGAAATCAAACCAGAGACTCTTAGGAGGTCTGTTGG AATAA
- the LOC100700513 gene encoding NACHT, LRR and PYD domains-containing protein 12-like isoform X1, which produces MQDFLKSDNKSETELSGIQCSALAYILQMSEEVLDELDLAKYKTSEDGRWRLVPAIVNFRKARLHDVFVFGGSIGSLAIALTANPSHLTELHLSSVSLGEYAEDLFTHLGHPNCRLETLRIENSTLSENNCAALLSALKSNPPYLKHLDLIRCNLEGSGMKQLYDYLESPHCKIQFKRSVHLT; this is translated from the exons ATGCAAGACTTTCTAAAGTCAGACAACAAATCAGAAACGGAACTCTCTGGAATCCAGTGCTCGGCCCTGGCATACATActgcagatgtcagaggaggtttTGGATGAGTTGGATCTGGCGAAGTACAAAACATCAGAGGATGGACGATGGAGACTAGTTCCAGCTATCGTAAACTTCAGAAAGGCTAG acttcatgatgtttttgtctttggggGTAGCATTGGATCTCTGGCCATAGCACTCACTGCCAATCCCTCACATCTGACTGAGCTGCACCTGAGTTCAGTCAGCCTGGGGGAATATGCAGAAGATCTTTTTACTCATCTGGGACATCCAAACTGTAGACTGGAGACACTCAG AATTGAGAACAGTACTTTGTCAGAGAACAACTGTGCTGCTCTGCTCAGtgctctgaagtccaaccccccCTATCTGAAACATCTGGATCTAATAAGATGCAACCTGGAGGGCTCAGGGATGAAACAGCTGTATGATTACCTGGAGAGTCCACACTgtaaaatacagtttaaaaggtCAGTTCACCTGACTTAG
- the LOC112845989 gene encoding LOW QUALITY PROTEIN: uncharacterized protein LOC112845989 (The sequence of the model RefSeq protein was modified relative to this genomic sequence to represent the inferred CDS: inserted 2 bases in 1 codon), giving the protein MTLPVTAPLKTELGRQSLTHSYMVSSQVPVNLLGRDLLIKLGATIMCGADGLTVTLKDGTQLSCLQSGMRGQWLLSEDCERTAQIYWARLTTSDGILAQYQLWRPWIMSMSVYSPPRDPYHVTLFYDREHTEWFEDLFYECLDEKAWELNSQDIYVGSAGVAAFVALPEDQMSWYRMGDEAVPHVSLAIHEGHQAKDLGPMVRAAIRATDWQQTQLTDVSYSPSCKTYRISVTATDQSVLEHKHLKRTHGREKSDHEEAVKGLAELPDTLWSKGPTDVGLTFCSPITFELKDETPIWRSQYRHSPEAENGIAETISGLLQVGVLEPSSSAWNTPILPVEKSGTGKYRMAHDLRAINAVLKTPTVPVPNPYTALTNLSPDQRWFTCIDLANAFFCLPLHPSLRDIFSFTYRGQQLRYTRLPQGFALSPGIFNQVLKNALSPCVLPEGCTLIQYVDDLLIAAKTADXLRQLAKTGFKVSRDKLQLVRTEVTFLGRVVAMQTVGMLASQRETIMSHPQPRTVKEMLSFLGLTGYSRHYIPDYVGKTKPLRDLVKEHSMRDLTANLNWTTEAEMQFIELKQALSRAADLAIPDYNSDFFVDVSETNGVVNGVLFQKKGGKRRVLMYISIGLDNMEKRHPTCTQHAAGVAKIIQKVAHVVRGHPLKVLTTHSVVAYVNSQAFTMTPLRQQRLTKILESPNLTFTHEGINMADQMGGGTPHDCAQIVEVEEKVRSDLRAEPVNEADDYFTDGCCFRDPSEGLKTGYAVVKGVGNQLHVEKSGTLEGPQSAQRAELIAVIEALRLGKGKRVNIYTDSAYVCGAAHVELGQWRRAGFRTASNKPIKHEEEMRQLEDALKEPLEVAIIKCKGHDDSNTWVAKGNRAADEEAKRVAGYQEGKQMVSMGMEWGNLPAQQREDIEKGQKGASPEEKAVWRERGAVQSEGLWRGPDGRPVLTAEMAQEKIKEAHGLGHVGVAQMERDLCHWWHPYMKNMVREHVRTCLICGQYNPKPTVKPEMGKFPLPERPGQEIVIDYTDMITTVRGFRYLLVCVDALTGWPEAWPTCREDSKTVIKCLVNYYVPWHGFPEKVRSDNGTHFKNRDLAEVECMLGLQHRYGTVYHPQSQGKVERMNKNLKNKLAKICAQTNMNWVDALPIALMSVRCSVNQSTGFTPYELLTGRQFPGPAAGVRELREGVNVSEHVKQFKALKALVSSFTTQVGDPTGKEVTTPEVKWVWLKVYKRKWDEPRWTGPFEVTTRASHAVQLKGKGDTWYHWSQCAAAEEPRRSERLLVKKGDTAVTPKNADLTKEGAE; this is encoded by the exons ATGACCCTGCCAGTAACCGCCCCTTTAAAGACTGAATTAGGACGCCAGTCCTTAACACATTCATACATGGTTTCATCACAAGTTCCAGTTAATTTATTGGGCAGGGACCTGCTCATTAAACTTGGAGCTACTATCATGTGTGGAGCTGATGGATTAACAGTGACTTTGAAAGACGGCACACAGCTGTCCTGTTTGCAATCAGGAATGAGGGGACAGTGGCTGTTATCAGAGGATTGTGAACGCACAGCACAGATTTACTGGGCGCGACTGACCACATCAGATGGAATTCTGGCACAGTACCAACTCTGGCGTCCCTGGATAATGTCCATGTCTGTTTATTCACCCCCGCGTGACCCCTACCACGTGACCTTGTTTTACGATCGTGAGCATACTGAGTGGTTTGAGGATCTATTTTATGAGTGTTTAGATGAGAAAGCTTGGGAGCTTAACTCTCAGGACATCTATGTTGGTTCAGCTGGAGTGGCAGCGTTTGTTGCGCTCCCTGAGGATCAAATGAGTTGGTATAGAATGGGAGATGAAGCAGTTCCCCACGTGTCGTTGGCAATACATGAGGGTCATCAAGCAAAAGATTTAGGCCCaatggtgagagcagccataaGGGCCACAGATTGGCAGCAAACACAACTCACTGATGTCTCATATTCACCCAGTTGTAAAACGTATCGGATTTCTGTGACAGCCACTGATCAGAGTGTTTTAGAACACAAACACTTAAAGCGAACACATGGTAGGGAGAAATCAGACCATGAGGAAGCTGTTAAAGGCTTAGCTGAACTCCCTGACACTCTGTGGTCTAAAGGTCCCACTGATGTGGGTTTGACATTTTGTTCACCCATTACGTTTGAGTTAAAAGATGAAACCCCTATTTGGCGTTCACAATACAGACACAGTCCAGAGGCAGAAAATGGGATTGCAGAAACAATTTCAGGGCTTTTGCAGGTGGGTGTGCTGGAGCCGTCTTCCTCTGCATGGAATACTCCAATCCTCCCAGTTGAAAAATCAGGCACGGGCAAGTATCGCATGGCACATGACCTTAGGGCAATAAACGCTGTCCTTAAGACACCAACAGTACCTGTACCAAATCCctacacagctttgactaattTATCTCCAGATCAGCGGTGGTTCACATGCATAGATTTGGCAAATGCTTTCTTTTGTCTCCCTCTGCATCCATCTTTGAgagatattttttcatttacttaCAGGGGCCAGCAGCTGCGTTACACACGGTTGCCTCAGGGCTTTGCCCTCTCACCTGGGATTTTTAATCAGGTACTTAAAAATGCTCTTTCTCCCTGTGTATTGCCTGAAGGATGCACACTGATCCAGTATGTGGACGACTTGCTGATTGCTGCTAAAACAGCTGA GCTTCGTCAGCTGGCCAAAACAGGCTTTAAAGTAAGTAGAGACAAACTTCAACTTGTCAGAACTGAAGTTACATTTCTAGGTCGTGTGGTGGCGATGCAGACGGTGGGCATGTTGGCATCCCAGAGGGAAACAATTATGTCACACCCCCAGCCACGTACTGTTAAAGAAATGTTGTCATTTCTTGGCCTTACAGGTTACAGTAGACACTACATTCCTGATTATGTGGGCAAAACCAAACCTTTGCGGGATTTGGTAAAAGAACACAGTATGAGAGACCTCACAGCTAATCTGAACTGGACCACTGAAGCTGAAATGCAGTTCATAGAGCTGAAACAGGCCCTGTCTCGTGCAGCAGATCTGGCAATCCCCGATTATAACTCTGATTTCTTtgttgatgtttctgaaacaaatggAGTGGTGAATggagttttgtttcagaaaaaagggggaaagagACGAGTGCTGATGTATATCAGCATTGGCCTGGATAATATGGAAAAAAGGCACCCCACGTGCACACAGCATGCAGCGGGGGTAGCAAAAATAATTCAGAAAGTGGCCCACGTTGTGAGAGGACACCCACTGAAAGTGCTAACAACACACAGTGTGGTGGCCTATGTGAACTCACAGGCATTCACAATGACCCCACTGAGACAACAGAGACTGACTAAGATTCTGGAGTCTCCAAACTTGACCTTCACACATGAAGGGATCAACATGGCAGACCAGATGGGAGGGGGGACACCTCATGACTGTGCACAAATAGTAGAGGTTGAGGAGAAAGTAAGGTCAGATCTGAGAGCAGAACCGGTGAATGAGGCAGATGATTATTTTACAGACGGGTGTTGTTTTAGGGATCCCAGTGAAGGATTAAAAACAGGTTATGCAGTGGTGAAAGGAGTCGGAAACCAGCTGCATGTGGAGAAATCAGGAACACTGGAAGGACCCCAATCAGCGCAGAGAGCAGAGCTTATTGCAGTGATAGAAGCTCTAAGAttaggaaaaggaaaaagagttaACATTTATACAGATTCAGCATATGTGTGTGGAGCAGCACATGTGGAACTGGGGCAATGGAGGAGGGCTGGATTTAGAACAGCCTCAAATAAACCGATCAAACACGAGGAGGAGATGAGACAGCTGGAGGACGCTCTGAAAGAACCTTTGGAGGTGGCCATCATAAAGTGTAAAGGCCATGACGATTCCAACACTTGGGTGGCAAAAGGAAACAGAGCAGCTGACGAAGAAGCAAAACGGGTGGCAGGCTATCAAGAAGGAAAACAGATGGTAAGTATGGGTATGGAATGGGGAAACCTGCCAGCCCAACAACGAGAGGACATTGAAAAGGGGCAAAAAGGAGCCTCGCCTGAGGAAAAGGCGGTGTGGCGAGAGAGAGGGGCCGTACAATCAGAAGGATTGTGGAGAGGACCCGACGGGCGGCCAGTACTCACAGCAGAAATGGCCCAGGAAAAAATTAAAGAAGCACATGGGCTAGGACATGTAGGAGTAGCCCAAATGGAGAGGGACTTGTGTCATTGGTGGCATCCCTACATGAAAAACATGGTAAGGGAACATGTGAGAACATGCCTGATCTGTGGACAATATAATCCAAAGCCCACCGTGAAACCAGAAATGGGTAAGTTTCCTTTGCCAGAAAGACCAGGACAGGAAATTGTGATTGATTATACTGACATGATAACTACCGTTCGAGGGTTcagatatctgttggtgtgtgtgGATGCTCTGACCGGCTGGCCAGAGGCGTGGCCAACATGCAGAGAGGACAGTAAAACAGTGATCAAATGTCTGGTGAATTATTATGTCCCTTGGCATGGATTTCCAGAAAAGGTAAGGTCAGATAATGGCACTCACTTTAAAAATCGAGATCTCGCTGAGGTGGAATGTATGTTGGGGTTGCAACATAGATATGGTACAGTTTACCATCCACAATCTCAGGGAAAAGTGGAGAGAATGAATAAAAACCTTAAGAACAAATTGGCAAAAATCTGtgcacagacaaacatgaactgGGTTGATGCTCTTCCCATAGCACTTATGAGTGTGAGGTGCTCCGTTAATCAGAGCACCGGGTTTACCCCATATGAACTGCTGACAGGGAGACAGTTTCCAGGCCCTGCAGCAGGGGTAAGAGAATTAAGGGAGGGAGTAAATGTGTCTGAACATGTGAAACAGTTTAAAGCACTAAAAGCTCTTGTCTCTAGTTTTACTACTCAGGTGGGAGACCCGACCGGGAAGGAGGTGACCACGCCGGAGGTGAAGTGGGTGTGGCTGAAGGTGTATAAGCGGAAGTGGGACGAGCCGAGGTGGACAGGACCGTTCGAGGTGACCACTCGAGCCTCTCATGCAGTCCAGCTGAAAGGGAAAGGCGACACTTGGTATCACTGGAGCCAGTGTGCGGCGGCAGAGGAGCCTAGGCGGTCGGAAAGGCTCTTAGTGAAAAAGGGGGACACGGCTGTGACCCCAAAGAACGCAGATCTTACTAAAGaaggggcagaataa